CGGTCCACCCGCAGGTGCACAGGGTCTGCGAACAGCCAATCGCCGCCGGCCGCATCCAGCCCGGCGGCTGCGGCGGCCAATCTGGCCAGGCCGGCAGGCGGAGCGCCCCACAACCGGCCCAAGCATTCCGCATGGCTCCGCTCGCGGCGCGCCAGCGCGCCTTTGCCCAAAAACTGTTGCAGCGACGGCACACTCAGATCTTTGCAAACTTCCGCTCCATCATGGGCGTCCAGCCAGCTCAAACCAGGTAACAACAGGATTAATTTCATTTTTTTGCCAGATGAATTGCAATTGGCGGGCATTTTGGCCGCTGGTCATTTGGCGCGCGGGACATTCTGCGGCACACTGAACCTTTTTGCCGGAACTATCTCGCGGCTTGCCGACCAAACATGAATTTGGCGCATGCCCGCGCCGGAATCGGGTCAAGATTATTTTTGAATAGGCAGGCCTCGCCTGCCCGGAAGAGTGATGGATTATCGCAAACTGATACGCATCCCGCAAAAGTGCGCCGACAAGCTGCTCAACCACCACATGAGCTGGCTGGGCGTCGCCGCCTGCCTCCCCCTGCTGGGCACCGCCACGGCCTTTGCCGTGGCCAACGGAGCCAAGGAAACGCAGCCGGAACAAATACTGCAGCAACAAGTGGTGGAGCGACTGGCTCTGCCTGAATTCCGCTTCGCCGAAAGCCAGACCCGCTACTGGCGCGATGAAGCCGTCAAGCGCGGCGACACCATCGCGCGCGTGCTGAACCGCCTGGGCGTCCGCGACAACGAAGCTCGCGCGTTCCTGTATACCAGCCCCTTGGCCAAGAACCTGCTCAAGCTGAAGGTAGGCGCCACGCTGACCGTGCAGACCAATGATGCCGGCGACCTGTTCGGCTTGCGCTTCCTGCAAGACGACGACAACGGCGAGCAGGTGCTGGTCGCGCTGGAAAAACGCGACGGGCAATGGCAAGCCAGCGCCGATCCGGTGGCGGCGGAAAGCGTGGAAACCGTGCGTTCCATCACGCTGAAGCGCGGCGCCGCGGCAGAGCTGGCCGCCGCCCGCGTGCCGGCCGATATCCGCAACCAGCTGGCCGAAGTGTTCTCCGACCAGTTCGAGCTGTCCAGCCTGAAACCGGGCGACCGCATCAATCTGGTGTACGAAACCATGGTTTACTCCGGCGCGCCCATTGCCAGCGGCAATCTGC
This genomic window from Chromobacterium phragmitis contains:
- a CDS encoding M23 family metallopeptidase — translated: MDYRKLIRIPQKCADKLLNHHMSWLGVAACLPLLGTATAFAVANGAKETQPEQILQQQVVERLALPEFRFAESQTRYWRDEAVKRGDTIARVLNRLGVRDNEARAFLYTSPLAKNLLKLKVGATLTVQTNDAGDLFGLRFLQDDDNGEQVLVALEKRDGQWQASADPVAAESVETVRSITLKRGAAAELAAARVPADIRNQLAEVFSDQFELSSLKPGDRINLVYETMVYSGAPIASGNLLAVSILRGGQLHQAFYFAHDSESGAYYDAAGKPIKKGFSRQPVASARISSGFGLRMHPILRSLRMHSGIDYAASSGTPIVAPADGELVKVARESGYGNVVMIRHNGKLTTLYAHMSAFGKGIKPGGKVKAGDVIGYVGSTGRSTGAHLHFEVRINDQPVDPATNALPTPGLSRTQLAQFDAKKQVLSARLDLLQSIPVNVALMD